The sequence ACTCCTCGGCCCAGCAGACGACGCAGCCCTCTGCCCTGCAGGCTCCTGGAGGGGCTACTCCAGCTCCCTCCTCTGCCCTGCCAGGGACTGCCCAGTTGCCCACCCAGGGGCCCACACCTGCCCCCGCGGGCCCCTCACAGGGCTCCCCCTCGgcctcccagccccccacccagccGCAAGCCCCCTCAGCTGCTGCTCCCCATGCCCACATCCAGCAGGCGCCCGCTCTCCACCCACAGCGGCTGGCCTCACCGCACCCCCCGCTGCAGCCACTGACGGGCCCAGCTGGCCAGACCACCGGCCCACCCCACACCCAGCCCCCTCTGCACAGTCAGGGCCCGCCCGGCCCTCATGGCCTCCAGGCTGGGTCCCTACTGCAGCACCCGGGGCCCCCACAGCCCTTTGGCCTCCCTCCCCAGGTGTCCCAGGCAGCAGCCCACCCTCACACCTCCCTGCAGCCCCCTGCCCCTCAGTCGGCCTTGCAGCCTCAGCAGCCCCCGCGggagcagcccctgcccccagcacctcTGGCCATGCCCCACATCAAGCCCCCGCCCACCACGCCCATCCCCCAGCTGCCAGCGCCCCAGGCCCACAAGCACCCCCCTCACCTCTCGGGGCCCTCTCCTTTCTCCATGAATGCCAacctcccaccccctcctgcTCTGAAGCCCCTGAGCTCCCTGTCCACTCACCACCCACCCTcagcccaccccccgcccctgcaGCTCATGCCACAGAGCCAGCCACTGCCCTCGTCCCCTGCACAGCCCCCTGTGCTGACTCAGAGCCAGGGCCTGCCCCCTGCTGCTACCTCCCACCCCGCCACGGGCCTCCACCAGGTGCCCCCTCAGCCCCCGTTTGCACAACACCCCTTTGTCCCTGGGGGCCCCCCTCCCATCACCCCTCCGACTTGCCCCTCCACCTCTACTCCTCCGGCGGGATCTGGCCCCTCGGCCCAGCCACCCTGCTCTGCTGCTGTTTCTTCGGGAGGCAGCGTACCTGGGGGGGCAACCTGCCCACTCCCCACCGTCCAGATCAAGGAAGAGGCTCTGGACGATGCTGAGGAGCCTgagagcccccctcccccacctcggAGCCCGTCCCCTGAGCCCACTGTGGTGGACACCCCCAGCCACGCCAGCCAGTCTGCCAGGTAGAGGTCCCGGGAACCCAGGCGCGTCCAGGACAGGGGTAGCTGGGGCCTCGGCTGGGACCCAGCGAGACACCGGGCCTTTGTAGGTTCTACAAACACCTGGACCGGGGCTACAACTCGTGTGCACGGACCGACCTGTACTTCATGCCTCTGGCGGGATCCAAACTGGccaagaagagggaggaggccaTCGAGAAGGCCAAACGGGAGGCCGAGCAGAAGGCGCGAGAGGAGCGGGAgcgggagaaggagaaggagaaggagcgAGAACGCGAGCGGGAACGGGAGCGCGAGGCTGAGCGAGCGGCCGTGAGTCGGGAGGGCAGCCTGCTCCATGGGCATCAAGGGCTGGTCCCCGCGCCCGCCTTGAGTGGGCTACCCCCTCGCTGTCTCTCAGCACCCACCAGCCTTACTTCTGTGTCCACGATATGCTGACCCCTCTGGGTCTCCTGGTCCCCCGTCACGGCAGGTCTGGAccacaggggtggggtgggggacccaGTCGGTTGGGCCAGGGGCCAGGCGCCTGCCCCTCACGGCCTCTTTACTCTTGCAGAAGGCGTCCAGCTCGGCACATGAAGGCCGCCTCAGCGACCCCCAGCTTGGCGGTCCTGGCCACATGCGGCCATCCTTCGAGCCCCCGCCCACCACCATTGCGGCCGTGCCCCCCTACATCGGACCCGACACGCCGGCCCTCCGGACTCTGAGCGAGTACGCCCGGCCCCATGTCATGTCACCCACCAACCGCAACCACCCCTTCTACGTGCCCCTCAACCCCACCGACCCGCTGCTGGCCTACCACATGCCCGGCCTCTACAACGTTGACCCCACCATCCGTGAGCGGGAGCTGCGGGAGCGCGAGATCCGAGAGCGGGAGCTCCGGGAGCGGGAGCTACGGGAGCGGATGAAGCCGGGCTTCGAGGTGAAGCCCCCGGAGCTGGATCCCCTGCACCCAGCCGCCAACCCCATGGAGCACTTTGCCCGGCACGGTGCCCTCACCATCCCCCCTGCCGCCGGCCCCCACCCTTTTGCATCTTTCCATCCCGGTCTGAACCCCCTGGAAAGGGAGAGACTGGCCCTGGCCGGGCCCCAGCTGCGGCCTGAGATGAGCTACCCAGACAGACTGGCGGCTGAGCGCATCCATGCCGAGCGCATGGCCTCGCTGACCAGCGACCCCCTGGCCCGGCTGCAGATGTTCAACGTGACCCCGCACCACCACCAGCACTCCCACATCCACTCGCACCTGCACCTCCACCAGCAGGACCCCCTCCACCAAGGTGGGCGCCCTCTGTGGGTCTGCGGGAGTCGGGGGGCTGCTGTCCGGAGCAGAGCTTGCAGCTCCTGGCACGTGTGAGGGTACCCAGCATACCCCCTGGCTCCAGAGTCACCTGGGGCCCTCTGCTCGCCATCTCCTGATGAAGCTTGGGTTCTCAGTCGTGCGCCTGCAGTGGGGCTGGAATGGAGGAGGTGGCCTATGCTCTCTGGGGCTGCTTGAGAGCAGGAGACAGGTCTAGAGGAGCAGGGCAGAGCCTTTGGGGCCACCTGGAGGCATCTAGGACACCCGGGGAAGCTGGGGGTTGTCACCAGTGAGAGCTTTTCTGCTCCCCCTCGGGGAACAGGGCTCGGGCTTCTGCCAGCTTGGAGCTGGCTCACCTGGCCAGGACCGCCCAGTCTTGTCCACTCCAGGAGCAAGATCTCTGGAAGGCCCACTGGTCGGCGGCCAGGGGTACAGGCTGGTCTGAGGCCGACACCGGCACGATTGGTGTCCCACTGGGCGGCTCTGCAGACTGGCCAgacagggtgggaggggggtcagGGCCTGCTGTGGGGGCCCCTGGGCCCCTTCTGGACAGGGAGGGAGACAACAGACAGGGTGGGCCCCAGAGGGAAGGAGGGCAACTTCCAGTTTCCTACACATGTTCACAGCCCCACTTAACGCGGGGTTCACACCGTGGTCCCAGAATGAAGAACGTTTGTGGTTAAGCCCTGGGGTTAGCAGCAGGTGGGCCTCAGCCCTGCGAGAGGACAGGCGAGTGTTCTTAGCATGTTCGTTCACctgacaaatgtttactgaggaCCTGCAATGTGCCCGGCATAGCCGTAGAAGCTGGTGACACCCCTGTCCACGTTCGCCTTTCAAACCTGGGGACAGTCGATAAACGTGTCTGAGTTTGTGAGGAGTGGTTGGTGTTCTGGAGGATGACTGAGCAGAGAGCTGGGAGCAGCGGCGCTGCTGGTGTAGAGAGGCATCTGGAGGGTGGGAGGTGTTGGGGCCAGGGAAGGAGCGTCCTCAGGCCTGGAGAGTGTGGGTGCAGAGGCCCCAGGGCCAGAGAGGGTGACTCCAGGGAACAGACAGGCGACGTGCTGAGAGGGTCACTGGGAGAGGCCAGGGCTTTCTGAGCCCCAACAGGCAGCACCTGCTTTGCTTTGGGTCCTGTGGGTGAAGAGCCAAGGAGGCAGCCTGGGGCAGTAGATCTCACAGGCCCAGGATGAGGCTGGGGCAGTTGGCTCCGGGGCGCTGCAGATCCAGGGTCCTTGCCAAAATGAGATTGGGGCTGCTGAGGAGACTGGGGAAGAAACACGTGGTCAGCTCTTCACTCTGTCACTTTCTGGAGCTCCGTGCAGGTGCAGGGAGTCGGGGAGGGCAACAGCCACTCTGGGTTAGTAGGTCAGGGTTATTGATGGCCTGGTGACCAGAAGCCAATCTGTGGAGAGGAGGAAGTCGCTGTGAATACCACCGAGGAGGGCGAGCAGCTCCTGAACCCTGTGCTTCTGCCCCCTTTTCTAGGTTCAGCGGGCCCCGTTCACCCGCTGGTCGACCCCCTGACCGCTGGCCCTCATCTGGCGCGCTTTCCCTACCCCCCTGGCACCCTCCCCAACCCTCTGCTTGGACAGCCCCCCCATGAGCACGAGATGCTCCGTCACCCAGTTTTTGGTAAGAAGATgcctggggaaggagggggcCAGGGAGGGTTGGGTCAGGGGTCTAGTCTGCTCTCCCGTTCATGCATTTACTCTGTGTTCAGCACAGGCCTCTCCTGTGTAGTGGGGAGCCCTGGGAGCTGGGCAGGCAGACCCCCGCCCCCGGGGAGCTGGGGATGAGGCTGTAAATGCACAACAGGAGCCCAGAGGGAGTAGGGGagtaagaaggctgagcgcaggcCTCTGTGACCAGGCAGTAGGCTGAGGAGGAGGGGCCCcatgggaggtggagggagggggctcaGGGACCACACTTGTTTCTCCCCAGAGGCTCTGCTCTGCTGGTCCCTGCCCAGTAGGTGACCTCTTGATCCTGCCCTCGGGAGGCTCTCTCCTGACCTGACCTCCTTGGCGGCCTCATCCTGGCCACTGCCTTGGCCTTGCTATAGCAGGGGCTGTTTGGTGTTTGACAGGCACCCCCTACCCCCGAGACCTGCCTGGGGCCATCCCACCCCCCatgtcggcagcccaccagctgcaGGCCATGCACGCCCAGTCGGCTGAGCTGCAGAGACTGGCCATGGAGCAGCAGTGGCTGCACGGACACCCCCACATGCATGGTGGCCACCTGCCCAGTCAGGAGGATTATTACAGGTAAGGcggggaggggctgagggggaGGCCAGGCCCCCTCCGTCTGTGGGTCCCCAACCCCGCCCCTCCCAGCTGCACTCACCCACCCCATATCAACAAGTGCCAGGCTGTTCCCCTGCCAGTTAGGGGACTCCTGATggtcttgggggtgggggagggagcggggtggggagggggtcagCAGTGTGGCAGCTGCTCAGGCGTCCAGACCCTCCAGCTGCAGGCCTGCCCAGGCCTGATACCtatgacttttccttttttttttttccttttctttttctagtcgACTGAAGAAAGAAGGTGACAAGCAGTTAtaagttatttatttgttaaCGCTGGCTGTGGAAACCCCAATTCTTGGGGGAGAGAAACAGGACTTTTTACATACAATAGGAGCtctaaaagcaaaaagaatatcttctaaagatttctttatatatttaaaaaccccACAACTAAAAACGTATCAGCATACATAGTGTTCGTTTGTAGAGAGGATTCCTTGAGACTGGTTTGGGTCTCCCTGCATGACAGTCCCCCAGAAACTTAGTGAGTCCTGGACTGGACTGAACACCCAGAAAGTGCCCCTGCAGTCTTGGGGTTTGGCTttagctttcttttccttccttgatTTTTCTCAGTAGGTGCTAGATCCCAGTTCACACCCTTCAGTGCGTGCAGACACACTCAGTTGCGTGTGTCCCAGAACCCACACGGTCTGCAGCATCTGAGTTTGGAATCCAAgagctataatttttaaaaaatcttttattttaatacattgtaGGAGATCTTCATAATTTGAGGAGGTTCTGTGCATGGCTTTTTACgtctgtaaataaataattttagaacagccttttttttttccttccatgaaCTACTATTCTGATCTATTTTTTCCAGCCATGTCACTAATTGTGAATTCCTACCAGCTATTGACAGAATACAGagttgattttttaataaaaagttatatataattaTCCCTTTAATTAAAGGGAACAGATGGGCGTTACTAGTTACAAAGGGGCAGAGGAGGCTAGGGGCTAGGTTTGGGAGCAGCCAGGGATTGCAGAGACAACATTACAAGCCGTTTCTTTGTGTTGCTGCTTTGGTTCTCACTCCTGTCTGTTCCCG is a genomic window of Bos indicus isolate NIAB-ARS_2022 breed Sahiwal x Tharparkar chromosome 16, NIAB-ARS_B.indTharparkar_mat_pri_1.0, whole genome shotgun sequence containing:
- the RERE gene encoding arginine-glutamic acid dipeptide repeats protein isoform X1, giving the protein MTADKDKDKDKEKDRDRDRDREREKRDKVRESENSRPRRSCTLEGGAKNYAESDHSEDEDNDNNSATTEESTKKNKKKPPKKKSRYERTDTGEITSYITEDDVVYRPGDCVYIESRRPNTPYFICSIQDFKLVHNSQACCRSPTPALCDPPACSLPVASQPPQHLSEAGRGPVGSKRDHLLMNVKWYYRQSEVPDSVYQHLVQDRHNENDSGRELVITDPVIKNRELFISDYVDTYHAAALRGKCNISHFSDIFAAREFKARVDSFFYILGYNPETRRLNSTQGEIRVGPSHQAKLPDLQPFPSPDGDTVTQHEELVWMPGVNDCDLLMYLRAARSMAAFAGMCDGGSTEDGCVAASRDDTTLNALNTLHESGYDAGKALQRLVKKPVPKLIEKSWTEDEVKRFVKGLRQYGKNFFRIRKELLPNKETGELITFYYYWKKTPEAASSRAHRRHRRQAVFRRIKTRTASTPVNTPSRPPSSEFLDLSSASEDDFDSEDSEQELKGYACRHCFTTTSKDWHHGGRENILLCTDCRIHFKKYGELPPIEKPVDPPPFMFKPVKEEDDGLSGKHSMRTRRSRGSMSTLRSGRKKQPASPDGRASPINEDIRSSGRNSPSAASTSSNDSKAETVKKSAKKVKEEATSPLKSTKRQREKGTSDTEEADRTSSKKTKTQEISRPNSPSEGEGESSDSRSVNDEGSSDPKDIDQDNRSTSPSIPSPQDNESDSDSSAQQTTQPSALQAPGGATPAPSSALPGTAQLPTQGPTPAPAGPSQGSPSASQPPTQPQAPSAAAPHAHIQQAPALHPQRLASPHPPLQPLTGPAGQTTGPPHTQPPLHSQGPPGPHGLQAGSLLQHPGPPQPFGLPPQVSQAAAHPHTSLQPPAPQSALQPQQPPREQPLPPAPLAMPHIKPPPTTPIPQLPAPQAHKHPPHLSGPSPFSMNANLPPPPALKPLSSLSTHHPPSAHPPPLQLMPQSQPLPSSPAQPPVLTQSQGLPPAATSHPATGLHQVPPQPPFAQHPFVPGGPPPITPPTCPSTSTPPAGSGPSAQPPCSAAVSSGGSVPGGATCPLPTVQIKEEALDDAEEPESPPPPPRSPSPEPTVVDTPSHASQSARFYKHLDRGYNSCARTDLYFMPLAGSKLAKKREEAIEKAKREAEQKAREEREREKEKEKEREREREREREAERAAKASSSAHEGRLSDPQLGGPGHMRPSFEPPPTTIAAVPPYIGPDTPALRTLSEYARPHVMSPTNRNHPFYVPLNPTDPLLAYHMPGLYNVDPTIRERELREREIRERELRERELRERMKPGFEVKPPELDPLHPAANPMEHFARHGALTIPPAAGPHPFASFHPGLNPLERERLALAGPQLRPEMSYPDRLAAERIHAERMASLTSDPLARLQMFNVTPHHHQHSHIHSHLHLHQQDPLHQGSAGPVHPLVDPLTAGPHLARFPYPPGTLPNPLLGQPPHEHEMLRHPVFGTPYPRDLPGAIPPPMSAAHQLQAMHAQSAELQRLAMEQQWLHGHPHMHGGHLPSQEDYYSRLKKEGDKQL
- the RERE gene encoding arginine-glutamic acid dipeptide repeats protein isoform X3, whose product is MDDPFSPCRRLNSTQGEIRVGPSHQAKLPDLQPFPSPDGDTVTQHEELVWMPGVNDCDLLMYLRAARSMAAFAGMCDGGSTEDGCVAASRDDTTLNALNTLHESGYDAGKALQRLVKKPVPKLIEKSWTEDEVKRFVKGLRQYGKNFFRIRKELLPNKETGELITFYYYWKKTPEAASSRAHRRHRRQAVFRRIKTRTASTPVNTPSRPPSSEFLDLSSASEDDFDSEDSEQELKGYACRHCFTTTSKDWHHGGRENILLCTDCRIHFKKYGELPPIEKPVDPPPFMFKPVKEEDDGLSGKHSMRTRRSRGSMSTLRSGRKKQPASPDGRASPINEDIRSSGRNSPSAASTSSNDSKAETVKKSAKKVKEEATSPLKSTKRQREKGTSDTEEADRTSSKKTKTQEISRPNSPSEGEGESSDSRSVNDEGSSDPKDIDQDNRSTSPSIPSPQDNESDSDSSAQQTTQPSALQAPGGATPAPSSALPGTAQLPTQGPTPAPAGPSQGSPSASQPPTQPQAPSAAAPHAHIQQAPALHPQRLASPHPPLQPLTGPAGQTTGPPHTQPPLHSQGPPGPHGLQAGSLLQHPGPPQPFGLPPQVSQAAAHPHTSLQPPAPQSALQPQQPPREQPLPPAPLAMPHIKPPPTTPIPQLPAPQAHKHPPHLSGPSPFSMNANLPPPPALKPLSSLSTHHPPSAHPPPLQLMPQSQPLPSSPAQPPVLTQSQGLPPAATSHPATGLHQVPPQPPFAQHPFVPGGPPPITPPTCPSTSTPPAGSGPSAQPPCSAAVSSGGSVPGGATCPLPTVQIKEEALDDAEEPESPPPPPRSPSPEPTVVDTPSHASQSARFYKHLDRGYNSCARTDLYFMPLAGSKLAKKREEAIEKAKREAEQKAREEREREKEKEKEREREREREREAERAAKASSSAHEGRLSDPQLGGPGHMRPSFEPPPTTIAAVPPYIGPDTPALRTLSEYARPHVMSPTNRNHPFYVPLNPTDPLLAYHMPGLYNVDPTIRERELREREIRERELRERELRERMKPGFEVKPPELDPLHPAANPMEHFARHGALTIPPAAGPHPFASFHPGLNPLERERLALAGPQLRPEMSYPDRLAAERIHAERMASLTSDPLARLQMFNVTPHHHQHSHIHSHLHLHQQDPLHQGSAGPVHPLVDPLTAGPHLARFPYPPGTLPNPLLGQPPHEHEMLRHPVFGTPYPRDLPGAIPPPMSAAHQLQAMHAQSAELQRLAMEQQWLHGHPHMHGGHLPSQEDYYSRLKKEGDKQL
- the RERE gene encoding arginine-glutamic acid dipeptide repeats protein isoform X5; protein product: MFKPVKEEDDGLSGKHSMRTRRSRGSMSTLRSGRKKQPASPDGRASPINEDIRSSGRNSPSAASTSSNDSKAETVKKSAKKVKEEATSPLKSTKRQREKGTSDTEEADRTSSKKTKTQEISRPNSPSEGEGESSDSRSVNDEGSSDPKDIDQDNRSTSPSIPSPQDNESDSDSSAQQTTQPSALQAPGGATPAPSSALPGTAQLPTQGPTPAPAGPSQGSPSASQPPTQPQAPSAAAPHAHIQQAPALHPQRLASPHPPLQPLTGPAGQTTGPPHTQPPLHSQGPPGPHGLQAGSLLQHPGPPQPFGLPPQVSQAAAHPHTSLQPPAPQSALQPQQPPREQPLPPAPLAMPHIKPPPTTPIPQLPAPQAHKHPPHLSGPSPFSMNANLPPPPALKPLSSLSTHHPPSAHPPPLQLMPQSQPLPSSPAQPPVLTQSQGLPPAATSHPATGLHQVPPQPPFAQHPFVPGGPPPITPPTCPSTSTPPAGSGPSAQPPCSAAVSSGGSVPGGATCPLPTVQIKEEALDDAEEPESPPPPPRSPSPEPTVVDTPSHASQSARFYKHLDRGYNSCARTDLYFMPLAGSKLAKKREEAIEKAKREAEQKAREEREREKEKEKEREREREREREAERAAKASSSAHEGRLSDPQLGGPGHMRPSFEPPPTTIAAVPPYIGPDTPALRTLSEYARPHVMSPTNRNHPFYVPLNPTDPLLAYHMPGLYNVDPTIRERELREREIRERELRERELRERMKPGFEVKPPELDPLHPAANPMEHFARHGALTIPPAAGPHPFASFHPGLNPLERERLALAGPQLRPEMSYPDRLAAERIHAERMASLTSDPLARLQMFNVTPHHHQHSHIHSHLHLHQQDPLHQGSAGPVHPLVDPLTAGPHLARFPYPPGTLPNPLLGQPPHEHEMLRHPVFGTPYPRDLPGAIPPPMSAAHQLQAMHAQSAELQRLAMEQQWLHGHPHMHGGHLPSQEDYYSRLKKEGDKQL
- the RERE gene encoding arginine-glutamic acid dipeptide repeats protein isoform X2, translating into MTADKDKDKDKEKDRDRDRDREREKRDKVRESENSRPRRSCTLEGGAKNYAESDHSEDEDNDNNSATTEESTKKNKKKPPKKKSRYERTDTGEITSYITEDDVVYRPGDCVYIESRRPNTPYFICSIQDFKLSKRDHLLMNVKWYYRQSEVPDSVYQHLVQDRHNENDSGRELVITDPVIKNRELFISDYVDTYHAAALRGKCNISHFSDIFAAREFKARVDSFFYILGYNPETRRLNSTQGEIRVGPSHQAKLPDLQPFPSPDGDTVTQHEELVWMPGVNDCDLLMYLRAARSMAAFAGMCDGGSTEDGCVAASRDDTTLNALNTLHESGYDAGKALQRLVKKPVPKLIEKSWTEDEVKRFVKGLRQYGKNFFRIRKELLPNKETGELITFYYYWKKTPEAASSRAHRRHRRQAVFRRIKTRTASTPVNTPSRPPSSEFLDLSSASEDDFDSEDSEQELKGYACRHCFTTTSKDWHHGGRENILLCTDCRIHFKKYGELPPIEKPVDPPPFMFKPVKEEDDGLSGKHSMRTRRSRGSMSTLRSGRKKQPASPDGRASPINEDIRSSGRNSPSAASTSSNDSKAETVKKSAKKVKEEATSPLKSTKRQREKGTSDTEEADRTSSKKTKTQEISRPNSPSEGEGESSDSRSVNDEGSSDPKDIDQDNRSTSPSIPSPQDNESDSDSSAQQTTQPSALQAPGGATPAPSSALPGTAQLPTQGPTPAPAGPSQGSPSASQPPTQPQAPSAAAPHAHIQQAPALHPQRLASPHPPLQPLTGPAGQTTGPPHTQPPLHSQGPPGPHGLQAGSLLQHPGPPQPFGLPPQVSQAAAHPHTSLQPPAPQSALQPQQPPREQPLPPAPLAMPHIKPPPTTPIPQLPAPQAHKHPPHLSGPSPFSMNANLPPPPALKPLSSLSTHHPPSAHPPPLQLMPQSQPLPSSPAQPPVLTQSQGLPPAATSHPATGLHQVPPQPPFAQHPFVPGGPPPITPPTCPSTSTPPAGSGPSAQPPCSAAVSSGGSVPGGATCPLPTVQIKEEALDDAEEPESPPPPPRSPSPEPTVVDTPSHASQSARFYKHLDRGYNSCARTDLYFMPLAGSKLAKKREEAIEKAKREAEQKAREEREREKEKEKEREREREREREAERAAKASSSAHEGRLSDPQLGGPGHMRPSFEPPPTTIAAVPPYIGPDTPALRTLSEYARPHVMSPTNRNHPFYVPLNPTDPLLAYHMPGLYNVDPTIRERELREREIRERELRERELRERMKPGFEVKPPELDPLHPAANPMEHFARHGALTIPPAAGPHPFASFHPGLNPLERERLALAGPQLRPEMSYPDRLAAERIHAERMASLTSDPLARLQMFNVTPHHHQHSHIHSHLHLHQQDPLHQGSAGPVHPLVDPLTAGPHLARFPYPPGTLPNPLLGQPPHEHEMLRHPVFGTPYPRDLPGAIPPPMSAAHQLQAMHAQSAELQRLAMEQQWLHGHPHMHGGHLPSQEDYYSRLKKEGDKQL
- the RERE gene encoding arginine-glutamic acid dipeptide repeats protein isoform X4 — encoded protein: MQSLQEWSRRLQIGLAGQVWFFAEFARLVSTAGSGRDAPPGGQKRFVKGLRQYGKNFFRIRKELLPNKETGELITFYYYWKKTPEAASSRAHRRHRRQAVFRRIKTRTASTPVNTPSRPPSSEFLDLSSASEDDFDSEDSEQELKGYACRHCFTTTSKDWHHGGRENILLCTDCRIHFKKYGELPPIEKPVDPPPFMFKPVKEEDDGLSGKHSMRTRRSRGSMSTLRSGRKKQPASPDGRASPINEDIRSSGRNSPSAASTSSNDSKAETVKKSAKKVKEEATSPLKSTKRQREKGTSDTEEADRTSSKKTKTQEISRPNSPSEGEGESSDSRSVNDEGSSDPKDIDQDNRSTSPSIPSPQDNESDSDSSAQQTTQPSALQAPGGATPAPSSALPGTAQLPTQGPTPAPAGPSQGSPSASQPPTQPQAPSAAAPHAHIQQAPALHPQRLASPHPPLQPLTGPAGQTTGPPHTQPPLHSQGPPGPHGLQAGSLLQHPGPPQPFGLPPQVSQAAAHPHTSLQPPAPQSALQPQQPPREQPLPPAPLAMPHIKPPPTTPIPQLPAPQAHKHPPHLSGPSPFSMNANLPPPPALKPLSSLSTHHPPSAHPPPLQLMPQSQPLPSSPAQPPVLTQSQGLPPAATSHPATGLHQVPPQPPFAQHPFVPGGPPPITPPTCPSTSTPPAGSGPSAQPPCSAAVSSGGSVPGGATCPLPTVQIKEEALDDAEEPESPPPPPRSPSPEPTVVDTPSHASQSARFYKHLDRGYNSCARTDLYFMPLAGSKLAKKREEAIEKAKREAEQKAREEREREKEKEKEREREREREREAERAAKASSSAHEGRLSDPQLGGPGHMRPSFEPPPTTIAAVPPYIGPDTPALRTLSEYARPHVMSPTNRNHPFYVPLNPTDPLLAYHMPGLYNVDPTIRERELREREIRERELRERELRERMKPGFEVKPPELDPLHPAANPMEHFARHGALTIPPAAGPHPFASFHPGLNPLERERLALAGPQLRPEMSYPDRLAAERIHAERMASLTSDPLARLQMFNVTPHHHQHSHIHSHLHLHQQDPLHQGSAGPVHPLVDPLTAGPHLARFPYPPGTLPNPLLGQPPHEHEMLRHPVFGTPYPRDLPGAIPPPMSAAHQLQAMHAQSAELQRLAMEQQWLHGHPHMHGGHLPSQEDYYSRLKKEGDKQL